A genome region from bacterium SCSIO 12844 includes the following:
- a CDS encoding UbiX family flavin prenyltransferase, giving the protein MTEKIKTNKQRIIVGISGASGIIYGIRLLETLKQTNFESHLIISKAAEQVRHYESNYSAAELRDLADVCYSVDNIAACISSGSYHTKGMIIAPCSMRSLAEIANGTTTNLLTRAADVILKERKRLVLMVRESPFHLGHIENMKKATEIGAIIAPPVPAFYNQPQSIDDLVNHSVCRVLDLFDIDVEMVKRWKSDV; this is encoded by the coding sequence ATGACTGAGAAAATTAAAACAAATAAACAACGAATAATTGTTGGTATTAGTGGTGCGTCAGGCATAATTTATGGTATTCGCTTATTAGAGACATTAAAACAAACGAACTTTGAAAGCCATTTGATTATATCAAAAGCTGCTGAGCAAGTAAGACATTATGAGAGTAATTATAGTGCTGCTGAATTAAGAGATTTAGCTGATGTATGTTATTCAGTTGATAATATTGCTGCTTGTATTTCAAGTGGCTCATATCATACTAAGGGAATGATTATTGCCCCGTGTTCAATGCGTTCATTAGCTGAAATTGCAAATGGTACCACTACAAATCTTTTAACTCGTGCAGCAGATGTGATTTTAAAAGAGCGTAAGCGCTTAGTATTAATGGTACGTGAATCCCCATTTCATCTAGGTCATATTGAAAATATGAAGAAAGCAACAGAAATTGGTGCAATTATCGCACCACCAGTACCAGCTTTTTATAATCAACCACAAAGTATTGATGATTTGGTCAACCATAGTGTTTGTAGAGTATTAGATTTATTTGATATTGATGTGGAGATGGTTAAGCGTTGGAAAAGTGATGTTTAA
- a CDS encoding LysR family transcriptional regulator, translated as MFKLPPLKSLIIFDAVARMLHFAKAAEELNITPSAVSQQIKILENYLGCFLVKRDNKSVSLTPQGKRFHKNIHEALKMISSATEALKPTKSNIVHLEVATTLAMQWLIPSLPKLQLEHPEIELIISTNVNTQTEQSQMIPDISIIPEKYTPNNPHHLLWLDELILITSPLIKEKNIIDAIKKHTAISVAHPMRTSDWQVFCQHHQIQPPKNTLVLSNTIQAIEAVKNNVGILVTHLPLVYQEIENQHIKIIGNLVATGNAFYLHYTPQRIPSTNARKVRNWLLKLVETIEIIKDN; from the coding sequence GTGTTTAAATTACCACCGCTTAAATCATTAATTATTTTCGATGCCGTTGCGAGAATGCTGCATTTTGCAAAAGCCGCAGAAGAATTAAATATTACACCAAGCGCTGTCAGCCAGCAGATTAAAATCCTAGAAAACTACCTTGGTTGCTTTTTAGTTAAACGTGACAATAAATCCGTTAGTCTAACACCACAAGGTAAGCGTTTTCATAAAAATATCCATGAAGCACTTAAGATGATTTCATCAGCTACAGAAGCACTAAAGCCAACTAAGTCAAATATTGTTCATTTAGAAGTTGCCACAACACTTGCAATGCAGTGGTTAATTCCAAGCTTACCTAAACTACAATTAGAACATCCTGAAATTGAGCTTATTATTTCGACAAATGTAAATACACAAACTGAACAATCTCAGATGATACCTGATATTTCAATTATTCCTGAGAAATATACACCAAATAACCCACACCACTTACTTTGGTTAGATGAACTCATTTTAATTACCTCCCCACTTATAAAAGAAAAAAATATCATTGATGCAATTAAAAAACATACAGCGATTAGTGTTGCCCACCCTATGAGAACTTCAGATTGGCAAGTTTTTTGTCAACATCATCAAATTCAACCACCTAAAAACACATTAGTTCTATCTAATACAATTCAAGCAATTGAAGCTGTGAAAAATAATGTTGGTATTTTAGTTACTCACCTACCTTTGGTTTATCAAGAAATAGAAAATCAGCATATTAAAATTATTGGCAACTTAGTTGCAACTGGCAATGCATTCTACTTACATTATACACCGCAAAGAATTCCTTCAACCAATGCCCGAAAGGTCAGAAATTGGCTATTAAAACTTGTTGAGACAATAGAGATAATCAAAGATAATTAA
- a CDS encoding LbtU family siderophore porin, translating into MIKKLVLLGTILALSSNYTYAAEHTDQAKDTQAQLATLEQLQQEVNELKAQVKTKDHENETSNLKYKTPRSTIYLDHNVDHTYLEGLSSSTRALSLLQVRNKFGNNAMVLGGQIETDTQIWWGDKINVINQDGGSTTIENGSGTFLTGANLDLLYNSGEWIQIYFETITFQDSNGIETSPESAFITFGNLDKTPFFATVGKGRPMFGTFPGAPWAASIEQGLFRPGYINNLTLGYNKGNFITNFTYIKPSTSNGTFLIDSFYSYDIPNTKWTLGGNIGYVHDVNDTGMGITSTPDTENKRTPLVNVEGNITWRDYTLYSGWESTLTNNPVFDNNGLSGVWYVQGVYEPTILGKPTMFSASYAQSYNMSGVYFPMAASAGEPVSIKGPHQQFYVFVSRNIISSVTLSLEYAWLKTYDDQENNTVTLDTTIYF; encoded by the coding sequence GTGATAAAAAAACTAGTGCTTTTAGGCACCATCCTCGCATTATCATCGAACTATACTTATGCAGCTGAGCATACAGATCAAGCAAAAGATACACAAGCACAATTGGCAACACTTGAACAATTACAACAAGAAGTTAATGAATTAAAAGCACAAGTAAAAACAAAAGACCATGAAAATGAAACCAGCAACTTAAAATATAAAACGCCTAGAAGCACTATTTATTTAGACCATAATGTTGATCATACCTATTTAGAAGGCTTATCTTCCTCAACTCGAGCATTAAGCTTATTACAAGTACGTAATAAGTTTGGTAATAATGCCATGGTCTTAGGCGGTCAAATTGAGACCGATACACAAATCTGGTGGGGAGATAAAATTAATGTTATCAATCAAGATGGTGGGTCAACTACCATTGAAAATGGTTCAGGTACCTTCTTAACTGGCGCTAATCTTGATTTACTCTATAACTCAGGCGAATGGATACAAATTTATTTTGAAACGATTACCTTTCAAGATAGTAATGGAATTGAGACAAGCCCTGAAAGTGCATTTATAACATTTGGTAATTTAGATAAAACACCATTTTTTGCAACTGTCGGTAAAGGCCGCCCAATGTTTGGTACTTTTCCAGGTGCACCTTGGGCTGCATCAATTGAACAAGGCTTATTTAGGCCTGGCTATATTAATAACCTTACCCTTGGTTATAATAAAGGTAACTTTATTACTAACTTCACTTATATCAAGCCTTCTACCAGTAATGGCACATTTTTAATTGATTCATTCTACAGCTACGATATTCCAAATACAAAATGGACTCTAGGCGGAAATATTGGCTATGTCCATGATGTCAATGATACTGGTATGGGTATTACATCAACACCTGATACAGAGAATAAGCGTACACCTCTGGTAAATGTTGAAGGTAATATTACTTGGCGCGATTATACCCTTTATTCAGGCTGGGAATCTACCTTAACCAATAACCCCGTATTCGATAATAATGGTTTATCTGGTGTTTGGTATGTGCAAGGCGTTTATGAACCTACAATATTAGGCAAACCAACGATGTTTTCAGCATCCTATGCACAAAGCTATAATATGAGTGGTGTCTACTTTCCAATGGCTGCAAGCGCTGGTGAACCAGTCTCTATTAAAGGGCCTCATCAGCAATTTTATGTATTTGTCTCAAGAAATATTATTAGTTCGGTAACATTAAGCCTAGAGTATGCATGGCTTAAAACCTATGATGATCAAGAAAATAACACGGTCACCTTAGATACAACCATTTATTTCTAG
- a CDS encoding Nif3-like dinuclear metal center hexameric protein has protein sequence MSVTQFDLTKYLDDLLQKELIKDYCPNGLQIDSHNKTINKLISGVTASESLINQAIKEDADALVVHHGLFFKGEPQTITSWKFKRIEKLIKHNISLYAYHLPLDVHPIYGNNVQLAKELNLNITGTFETGTQPALGLTTEVTSSIKLNTLAERIESSLLKKPLVIQSDYIPNSIKHIGICTGGAQDFISYAKNAQLDVYISGEISERTTHLARELGIHYIAAGHHATERYGIKALGEHIAQFFNLEHKFIDIDNPV, from the coding sequence ATGTCTGTCACTCAATTTGACTTAACAAAATACTTAGATGATTTACTACAAAAAGAACTAATAAAAGATTACTGCCCCAATGGTTTACAAATTGATAGTCATAATAAAACGATTAATAAACTAATTAGTGGCGTTACAGCTTCAGAAAGTTTAATCAATCAGGCAATTAAAGAAGATGCAGATGCGTTAGTCGTCCATCATGGACTTTTTTTTAAAGGCGAGCCACAGACAATTACCAGCTGGAAATTTAAACGAATTGAAAAATTAATTAAACATAATATCAGCTTATACGCCTATCATTTACCATTAGATGTACACCCTATTTATGGCAATAATGTTCAATTAGCAAAAGAACTTAATTTAAATATTACAGGCACATTCGAAACTGGCACACAACCGGCACTTGGCTTAACTACTGAAGTTACATCTAGCATTAAACTGAATACTTTAGCAGAACGTATAGAGTCTAGCTTACTAAAAAAACCATTAGTCATTCAGTCTGACTATATTCCTAATAGCATTAAGCATATTGGCATCTGTACAGGTGGTGCACAAGATTTTATTTCATATGCAAAAAATGCACAATTAGATGTCTATATTAGCGGTGAAATTTCTGAGAGAACAACACACCTTGCAAGAGAATTGGGAATACATTATATTGCTGCTGGCCATCACGCAACAGAACGTTATGGTATCAAAGCACTTGGTGAACATATTGCACAATTTTTCAATTTAGAACATAAGTTTATCGACATAGATAATCCCGTATAA
- the hemC gene encoding hydroxymethylbilane synthase: protein MIKNDTLRIATRKSPLALWQSEYIKSQLLKHYPQLDIQFVLLQTEGDKRLETPLNAIGGKGLFMKELEIAIKENKADIAVHSLKDVPYQLPEGFFLASFCKRESPFDVFVSNQYTSVDSLPKGAIIGTSSLRRQAQLLNYRPDLIIKPIRGNVNTRLSKLDQGEYDGLILAQAGLKRLNLIERIKQIIPDYLMLPAQGQGVITVECLKENSSLINMLSAINDRKTQAAVIAERTCNEYLQGSCHAPIGVYASEEGENLFLRAIVLSADGRDAIKAESLGHDPSYLGKIVAESLLKQGAKALLK, encoded by the coding sequence ATGATAAAAAATGATACGCTTCGAATTGCAACAAGAAAAAGCCCATTAGCGCTATGGCAGTCTGAGTATATTAAATCTCAACTACTTAAACATTACCCTCAATTAGATATTCAATTTGTATTATTACAAACTGAAGGTGATAAACGCTTAGAAACACCACTTAATGCTATAGGGGGTAAAGGCTTATTTATGAAAGAGCTTGAAATTGCAATTAAAGAAAATAAAGCTGATATTGCTGTTCATTCATTAAAAGATGTACCTTATCAGTTACCAGAAGGATTTTTCCTAGCTAGCTTTTGCAAACGTGAAAGTCCATTTGATGTCTTTGTTTCTAATCAATACACATCAGTTGATAGTCTACCAAAAGGCGCTATTATTGGCACTTCAAGCTTACGTCGCCAAGCACAACTTCTAAACTACCGCCCTGATCTTATTATCAAACCAATTCGAGGAAATGTTAATACTCGTTTAAGTAAATTAGATCAAGGGGAATATGATGGTTTAATACTTGCACAAGCAGGTTTAAAACGTCTTAACTTAATAGAACGGATTAAACAAATCATACCCGATTATTTAATGCTACCAGCTCAAGGTCAAGGTGTAATTACTGTTGAGTGTTTAAAAGAAAATTCATCATTAATTAATATGCTTTCAGCAATCAATGATAGAAAAACACAAGCTGCTGTTATTGCAGAGCGTACTTGTAATGAGTATCTACAGGGTAGCTGTCATGCACCCATTGGTGTTTATGCTAGTGAAGAAGGAGAAAACTTATTTCTAAGAGCAATTGTTTTAAGTGCTGATGGTAGAGATGCAATTAAAGCTGAATCTTTAGGCCATGACCCAAGCTATCTAGGTAAAATAGTTGCCGAATCCTTATTAAAGCAAGGTGCTAAAGCACTACTGAAGTAA
- a CDS encoding cysteine hydrolase: MKNTLILTLDYINDIVNPKGKIAHYADRITDYQVIENANKVLAWARDKQMPIAHVKVGFSPNYMECPKSSPMFSKTAEFGALQLDSWGCDFDERLNVENDDFIIVKHRVSAFYNTDLESLLRAQKIEKIILLGVATNYAVDHSARDAHDRDYQVIVISDACQAQNDDAHANSLSSIGRFCELINTTNLVL; encoded by the coding sequence ATGAAAAATACATTAATTTTAACTTTAGATTATATTAATGATATAGTAAATCCAAAAGGTAAAATAGCCCATTATGCTGATCGAATTACAGATTATCAGGTTATTGAAAACGCAAATAAGGTGCTTGCTTGGGCTCGAGATAAGCAAATGCCAATCGCGCATGTGAAGGTAGGGTTTAGTCCAAATTATATGGAGTGTCCAAAAAGTTCACCGATGTTTTCAAAGACAGCTGAATTTGGTGCGCTACAATTAGATAGCTGGGGGTGTGATTTTGATGAAAGATTAAATGTAGAAAATGATGATTTTATTATTGTAAAACATAGAGTTAGTGCATTTTATAATACAGATTTAGAAAGTTTACTACGTGCTCAAAAAATAGAAAAAATTATTCTTTTAGGTGTTGCAACTAATTATGCGGTAGATCATAGCGCTCGTGATGCACATGACCGTGATTATCAAGTAATAGTTATATCAGATGCATGTCAGGCACAAAATGACGATGCACATGCAAATTCTTTATCATCAATTGGGCGTTTTTGTGAATTAATTAATACAACTAACTTAGTCCTCTAA
- a CDS encoding AEC family transporter, giving the protein MFSTILNALIPVAFVIFLGWLAGFFKIIDKTHSKSFATYVMNFSFPCLLFIITATTKLSVLLDLKFVFAFFIGLMGMYLISFVIHRMMMKRSSHDAAQAAFVCSFPDMAFMGIPIFLEIIGSTALVSIVIGNIISSVFMIPVTVVLLELKSGNRKQLFKIFIENLINVIKKPLVFAPILGIIYAFIGIPLPHIIEDSLKLIGNTTSGASLFALGLIMSSFMIKFSKGVILNIILKNAIHPVIMLGLVALFSIQGLLAKEVVLLCAMPTATMTTMFALRYNALTEESTSSTILGTLFAIITLPIFMVIMQV; this is encoded by the coding sequence ATGTTTTCAACGATCTTAAATGCATTAATACCTGTTGCTTTTGTGATTTTTTTAGGTTGGTTAGCTGGCTTTTTTAAAATTATTGATAAAACACATAGTAAAAGCTTTGCAACCTATGTGATGAATTTTAGCTTTCCCTGTTTATTATTTATCATTACTGCAACAACAAAACTAAGTGTGCTTTTAGATCTTAAGTTTGTGTTTGCTTTTTTTATTGGTTTGATGGGAATGTACTTAATTAGTTTTGTTATTCATAGGATGATGATGAAGCGTTCATCTCATGATGCTGCACAGGCTGCGTTTGTTTGTTCATTTCCAGATATGGCCTTTATGGGGATTCCCATTTTTCTAGAAATTATTGGTTCTACAGCTTTAGTATCTATTGTGATTGGTAATATTATTTCAAGCGTTTTTATGATTCCTGTTACGGTTGTACTACTTGAGTTAAAATCTGGAAATCGTAAACAATTATTTAAAATTTTCATTGAAAATCTTATTAATGTGATCAAAAAGCCTTTAGTATTTGCGCCCATTTTAGGCATTATTTATGCATTTATTGGTATTCCATTACCACATATTATAGAAGATAGTCTTAAGCTAATTGGTAATACTACTTCAGGCGCTTCATTATTTGCACTTGGGTTGATTATGTCGAGCTTTATGATTAAGTTCTCTAAAGGGGTAATACTTAATATTATACTTAAAAATGCCATACACCCTGTGATTATGCTTGGTTTAGTCGCTCTATTTAGTATTCAAGGGTTACTTGCAAAAGAAGTTGTTTTACTCTGTGCTATGCCTACAGCAACAATGACAACGATGTTTGCCTTACGTTATAATGCCTTAACTGAGGAAAGTACCAGTAGTACAATTCTAGGTACTTTATTTGCAATTATTACATTGCCTATTTTTATGGTGATTATGCAGGTTTAG
- a CDS encoding phosphatase PAP2 family protein: MQNFLDFVKKHAVILAGLFAFLLMAMIQWKVQYPLFGWGFVIVFIWSSFSLYIIAQIIKYFKPIRQKELSTLTVNILTFISISLIVYLFCRYSSADLPLVPYPLIDAYLVKFDAFFHFNVADITEYFRVNLPLVSEAFQYIYASLKISTIITLILIPIINWKSYQRLTFMFLFLMALTYIFCYFFPSIGPAYSYPDAYFTKNVIAVKNDYLQLRSNPTSHAVSACVSIPSWHVIGSLLILMAWWPVKKFGFRYFVAIYSSLLIISIFITGWHYLADAIASFIFMGIGLYTAKKLDMTVPTYDFSMLMPLWNIIKGYRINKKIKKISYVAE; the protein is encoded by the coding sequence ATGCAAAATTTTCTGGATTTTGTTAAAAAACACGCAGTTATATTAGCTGGTCTTTTTGCTTTTTTGTTAATGGCTATGATTCAATGGAAAGTTCAATATCCTTTGTTTGGTTGGGGATTTGTAATTGTCTTTATTTGGTCATCATTTAGTCTATATATTATTGCACAGATTATCAAATATTTTAAACCTATTCGTCAGAAAGAGCTTTCTACACTAACAGTTAATATTTTGACATTTATTTCAATATCGCTAATAGTTTATCTATTTTGTCGTTATAGTTCAGCAGATTTACCCTTAGTGCCTTATCCTTTAATTGATGCATATCTAGTGAAATTTGATGCATTTTTCCACTTTAATGTTGCAGATATTACAGAATATTTTAGAGTTAATTTGCCATTAGTTAGTGAAGCTTTTCAATACATTTACGCCAGTTTAAAGATAAGCACTATTATAACCTTAATTTTAATACCAATTATTAATTGGAAAAGTTATCAGCGATTAACTTTTATGTTTTTATTCTTGATGGCATTAACCTATATATTTTGCTATTTCTTTCCATCAATTGGCCCTGCTTATTCATATCCTGATGCTTATTTTACAAAGAATGTTATAGCAGTTAAGAATGACTATCTTCAGCTGCGTAGCAATCCAACATCACATGCGGTTAGTGCTTGTGTTTCAATCCCATCTTGGCATGTGATTGGTTCTTTACTGATCCTAATGGCTTGGTGGCCTGTGAAAAAATTTGGCTTTCGTTATTTTGTTGCAATTTATTCATCATTGCTTATTATAAGTATATTTATTACTGGATGGCATTATTTAGCTGATGCTATTGCATCATTTATTTTTATGGGTATAGGGCTTTATACGGCTAAAAAACTAGATATGACTGTACCTACTTATGATTTTTCAATGTTAATGCCGCTATGGAATATTATAAAAGGGTATCGAATTAACAAGAAAATTAAAAAAATAAGTTATGTAGCTGAATAA
- a CDS encoding phosphatase PAP2 family protein: MRIFLVFLKKHAVILAGLFAFMLMAMIQWRVQYIKFDWNFVLIFIWSSLSLYTMAQVIIYFKLIRNEELSKLVVNILTFMSISVMVFLFCHYSSADLPLVPYPLVDTYLVKFDAFFHFNVADITDYFRNNLPLVSEFFQYVYMSLEYSAIITLILMPIINWKSYQRLIFMFLFLMALTYIFCYFFPSIGPAYSYPAANFTKQVLAVKNDYLQLRNNPTSHVVSACVSIPSWHVIASLLILSAWWPVKKFGFRYFVTIYSMLLVVSVFITGWHYLADVVASFIFIAIALYVAKKLDMIVPNYDFSMLKPLWNLIKGYKASKL, translated from the coding sequence ATGAGAATTTTTCTGGTTTTTTTAAAAAAACATGCAGTTATATTAGCTGGCCTTTTTGCTTTTATGTTAATGGCTATGATCCAATGGCGAGTTCAATATATTAAATTTGATTGGAATTTTGTGCTAATATTTATTTGGTCATCATTAAGTTTATATACAATGGCCCAGGTTATCATATATTTTAAACTTATTCGAAATGAAGAGCTATCCAAGCTAGTAGTCAATATTTTGACGTTTATGTCAATATCAGTAATGGTATTTTTATTTTGTCACTATAGTTCAGCAGATTTACCCTTAGTACCCTATCCTTTAGTTGATACTTATTTAGTTAAATTTGATGCATTTTTTCATTTTAATGTTGCAGATATTACGGATTATTTTAGAAATAATTTACCACTAGTGAGTGAATTTTTTCAGTATGTCTATATGAGTTTAGAATATAGTGCGATCATAACTTTAATTTTAATGCCGATTATTAATTGGAAAAGTTATCAGCGATTGATTTTTATGTTTTTATTTTTGATGGCATTAACCTATATATTCTGCTATTTTTTCCCGTCAATTGGTCCTGCTTATTCATATCCTGCTGCTAATTTTACAAAACAAGTTTTAGCGGTTAAGAATGATTATCTTCAGCTACGTAATAATCCAACATCACATGTTGTTAGTGCTTGTGTTTCAATTCCATCTTGGCATGTAATTGCTTCATTACTTATATTAAGTGCTTGGTGGCCAGTGAAAAAATTTGGTTTTCGTTATTTTGTTACAATATACTCTATGCTTCTTGTTGTTAGTGTTTTTATAACCGGATGGCATTATCTAGCTGATGTTGTCGCCTCATTTATTTTTATTGCTATAGCGCTTTATGTGGCTAAAAAATTGGATATGATCGTACCTAATTATGACTTTTCAATGCTTAAGCCATTGTGGAATTTAATAAAAGGTTATAAAGCGAGTAAGCTTTAA
- a CDS encoding patatin-like phospholipase family protein — MKKICILSIFGGGVRSVFSAMVLQELESRLNKKSAQKIRLIDYFDLVAGTSIGGLIAALILSPVDKNNKPYTMSTIYELVCQSMIESSFFDLKTNKSMRNPDYSSKRFIQCMCDIFTDLEVRDFIKPSLITAYEPNRNWLAFFKQHHAKILPEYNFYVKDAIAATCAMPFYFNPVTVKSFSDKKVRESSFIDVLKNLNDRNHIIEILKENKIISDDGMIKLDINLTERKSLHLPSQYSLYQHNIYEIIERIQNPDMTFLDGALFSNNPSMSALIEANVMNNNSDSKEVILVSLGNGRSQVYKPYSSDIDKRFASQLLGRLFSCSEKLGYFQTFHALNLLGQSENYYHFSPIIDSSVNDEINDTRKSNFLALEKVAKNYIKQISEHLDQLVDKLLD, encoded by the coding sequence ATGAAAAAGATTTGTATTTTATCAATTTTTGGTGGAGGGGTAAGATCTGTTTTTTCAGCAATGGTTCTTCAGGAATTAGAAAGTAGATTAAATAAAAAATCCGCTCAGAAAATAAGATTAATTGATTATTTTGATTTAGTTGCAGGTACAAGCATTGGTGGTCTAATTGCAGCATTGATTTTATCACCAGTTGATAAAAATAATAAACCATATACGATGAGTACTATTTATGAACTAGTTTGTCAGAGCATGATTGAAAGTTCATTTTTTGACCTAAAAACCAATAAATCAATGCGTAACCCTGATTATTCTTCAAAGCGTTTTATCCAGTGTATGTGTGATATATTTACAGACTTAGAAGTTAGAGACTTTATTAAACCTTCATTAATTACAGCCTATGAGCCAAATCGAAATTGGTTAGCTTTTTTTAAACAGCATCATGCAAAGATACTCCCTGAATATAATTTTTATGTAAAAGATGCTATTGCAGCAACCTGTGCGATGCCATTTTATTTTAATCCTGTAACAGTAAAGTCTTTCTCAGATAAAAAGGTGAGAGAATCATCATTTATAGATGTTTTAAAAAATCTAAATGATAGAAATCATATAATAGAGATATTAAAGGAAAATAAGATTATATCTGATGATGGCATGATTAAGTTAGATATAAATTTAACAGAAAGAAAGTCTTTGCACTTGCCAAGTCAGTATTCATTATATCAGCATAATATTTATGAAATTATTGAGCGGATACAAAATCCTGATATGACTTTTTTAGATGGTGCATTATTTTCGAATAACCCGTCAATGTCAGCGTTGATTGAGGCTAATGTAATGAACAATAATAGTGACTCAAAAGAAGTAATATTGGTATCTTTAGGTAACGGGCGCAGTCAAGTGTATAAACCATACTCATCTGATATTGATAAGCGCTTTGCATCTCAGTTATTGGGCCGCTTATTTTCATGTTCAGAAAAGCTCGGTTACTTTCAAACGTTTCATGCCTTAAATTTATTAGGTCAATCAGAAAATTATTATCACTTTAGCCCAATTATAGATTCATCAGTCAATGATGAAATAAATGACACACGAAAAAGTAATTTTTTAGCCTTAGAAAAGGTTGCTAAAAACTACATAAAGCAAATATCTGAGCATTTAGATCAATTGGTGGATAAGCTTTTGGATTAA
- a CDS encoding dienelactone hydrolase family protein — MLEYITRTIGTEKRYAVIWLHGLGADGHDFESIIPELNLPNDANIEFIFPHAPIRPITINGGYSMRGWYDITDMGSIDNNIDITGIKDTIEQITNLVNYVITNGIASENIILAGFSQGGAIATYYALFSSKPFAGLMALSTYLPGWNQLKPDVTTINQSMPIAIAHGLYDPIVPIQAGEHLYHALIDCQFKPIFHRYPMEHSLCLEEVQMIREFLSHTFNLKLKTL; from the coding sequence ATGTTAGAATACATTACAAGAACCATTGGTACTGAAAAACGATATGCAGTTATCTGGCTACATGGTCTTGGTGCAGATGGCCATGATTTTGAATCAATCATACCTGAATTAAATTTACCCAATGATGCTAATATCGAGTTTATTTTTCCACATGCGCCAATTCGCCCTATTACTATTAATGGTGGTTACTCTATGCGAGGTTGGTATGATATTACTGATATGGGTTCTATTGACAATAATATTGATATTACAGGCATTAAAGACACAATTGAGCAAATTACTAATTTGGTCAACTATGTGATTACAAATGGTATTGCTTCAGAGAATATTATCTTAGCTGGTTTTTCACAAGGTGGTGCTATTGCAACTTATTATGCACTTTTTTCATCAAAGCCATTTGCAGGATTAATGGCTTTATCTACTTACCTACCTGGTTGGAATCAACTTAAACCTGATGTTACAACAATCAATCAATCAATGCCAATAGCCATTGCCCATGGACTTTATGACCCGATCGTACCTATTCAAGCAGGTGAGCATTTGTATCATGCCTTAATTGATTGTCAGTTTAAGCCTATATTTCATCGCTATCCAATGGAACATAGCCTTTGCTTAGAAGAAGTTCAAATGATTAGAGAGTTTTTATCTCATACATTTAACCTAAAATTAAAAACGCTATAA